Proteins encoded in a region of the Osmerus mordax isolate fOsmMor3 chromosome 17, fOsmMor3.pri, whole genome shotgun sequence genome:
- the ckap4 gene encoding cytoskeleton-associated protein 4, with amino-acid sequence MTKNRKPNTSEKNSAPSIQDDVAKKIQKTSNGVSGSAPHGSGSESWVKVIAVVCYIVLVAAAGFAAFYLQQVLEEVHEVSTKNEESLKENAELTRKMENVLQQVESLRSSVDGLESVLGTTRTELEGASRAVRKGEAETRRVEDALGRLQSELLRDLSDGIKEVKEAREQDFSSLEKTLEERLVELSRSIAASVAEFTEAQGEAQSQLADIKARLGDMEDPNLIKQELSAIVDTVSELGTNQKAVEASAISLGEQITAVGAELHTRNQEVGSLSQEVEAVRVLVLETSGSLKESLMGAEAGVQALTDQAQILQGGLELATGALHSLEKELQAEVSRAEKTSDDLDGRLRASEDTVESLVASVSDLSSKVEALLAKVDYHDSKQAAQSQAMEKALEGELDALRKSLVELQSNMAALSGSQTELAAKDSDVVEQIEGLKSVLAAQPPQDLENLRSTVDGLVEKAARLEKHDNAISVLQGELQKTISTLEALSNVPKHKEVKVGARS; translated from the exons ATGACGAAAAACAGAAAGCCCAATACAAGCGAAAAGAATTCAGCCCCATCTATTCAAGATGACGTGGCGAAGAAAATTCAGAAAACTAGCAATGGGGTTAGTGGCTCTGCACCCCATGGGTCAGGGTCGGAAAGTTGGGTCAAAGTTATAGCAGTTGTGTGTTATATCGTTTTAGTTGCTGCTGCAGGTTTTGCCGCTTTTTATCTGCAACAAGTACTAGAAGAAGTCCATGAAGTCAGCACCAAAAACGAGGAGAGTTTAAAGGAAAATGCAGAGCTCACGCGTAAAATGGAAAATGTTCTTCAGCAG GTGGAGTCTTTGAGGAGCTCTGTGGATGGGCTGGAGTCGGTGCTGGGCACCACCCGGACCGAGCTAGAGGGGGCAAGCCGGGCGGTGAGGAAGGGTGAGGCGGAGACCAGGCGGGTGGAGGATGCCCTCGGAAGGCTCCAGAGCGAGCTACTCCGTGACCTCTCTGACGGCATCAAGGAGGTGAAGGAAGCTCGAGAGCAGGACTTCTCCTCCCTGGAGAAGACCTTGGAGGAGCGTCTGGTGGAGCTTAGTCGCTCCATCGCGGCAAGTGTGGCTGAGTTCACCGAGGCCCAGGGTGAGGCGCAGAGCCAGCTGGCTGACATCAAAGCCCGTCTGGGTGACATGGAGGACCCTAACCTGATCAAGCAGGAACTGTCCGCCATCGTAGACACCGTTTCTGAACTCGGCACCAACCAAAAAGCCGTAGAGGCCTCGGCCATTTCCCTGGGAGAGCAAATCACTGCGGTGGGGGCAGAGCTCCACACACGCAACCAGGAAGTGGGGTCACTGTCCCAGGAAGTGGAGGCAGTGCGAGTTCTGGTGCTGGAAACGTCTGGAAGTTTGAAGGAGTCGCTGATGGGGGCAGAAGCCGGTGTTCAAGCGTTGACAGACCAAGCTCAGATCTTGCAAGGTGGCCTCGAACTTGCCACCGGCGCTCTCCACAGTCTGGAGAAGGAACTTCAAGCGGAGGTTTCCCGGGCAGAGAAAACGTCAGACGACCTGGACGGACGACTCAGAGCTTCAGAAGACACCGTTGAGTCACTAGTAGCATCTGTATCAGACCTGAGCTCCAAAGTCGAGGCTCTGCTCGCTAAAGTTGACTACCACGACAGTAAGCAAGCAGCACAAAGTCAGGCCATGGAAAAGGccctggagggggagctggatgCTCTGAGAAAAAGCCTTGTGGAGCTGCAGTCCAACATGGCTGCTCTTAGCGGTTCTCAAACTGAGTTAGCTGCCAAGGACTCCGACGTTGTTGAGCAGATTGAGGGGCTGAAGAGCGTGTTAGCTGCCCAGCCTCCACAAGACCTGGAGAATCTGAGGAGCACAGTCGACGGCTTGGTGGAGAAGGCAGCTAGGCTGGAGAAGCATGACAATGCAATTTCTGTCCTTCAGGGTGAACTGCAGAAAACAATAAGCACTCTAGAAGCGCTGTCCAACGTCCCAAAACACAAAGAAGTGAAAGTGGGAGCGAGGTCATAA